The genomic interval CATGACTTGCACAATCTGTTCTACCTCTAATTCCTGAAAAAACCTCAGGTAGATGATCTCTTTTTGCCTGCGGGGCAATTGATTCAACAAAGCTGACAGTTTCTCTGTTGTATGTAGTAACTCCTGTTCGCGGATGAGCAATTGTTCTACAGAGAATACAACATCAAAGCAATATTCCTCTTCTGATAGTTCGTGATGGATGTGCTTCTGGTTTCTATATAATTCACGATACACTTTATGACGGAGGGCTTTGAGTAAATAAGCTTTTACATGCCTGGTTTCTCCAAGGGTAGCGCGGTTTTTCCAGAGCTCTAAAAACAGATCCTGTAAGCAATCCTTAATGAATTCTCCATTCTTTGTAAACTTGGTAGCATATTGAAATAAATCTCTATAAAAACACTGCATAAGCCTGGTAAAAGCAGTCCGGTCACCAGCCTTAAACTGGTGCCAGAGAGCTTGTTCTTGTGCTTCAGGCAGCATATTGGTTTTCAAGAGAATAGAGAGTTATATTTTTGAGCTACTTTTTTATATAGGAAGTGTGTAAACACTCTGTATTTCATGTGTCTGCCATGCACCCTTTGACTATTGGTACAAGTAATTATCGTCCTGGCCAAATAAGCATCTTAGACTTTTCTGCTTATCCTATGATCAGGTGTAAAACCTCAGGTATTGAGCTAAACTATCGCATTTCCAGTATTGCAATATAATTATTTGGTAATATTTTTAAAAATAATTGCATAAAAGAGGGTAGAAAAAGCAAAAGCCTGTCTATACGTTATAAAGGACCTTTCTCGGCTATGCGATATTACCAACATTATACGGTTGAAGACCTTTCTCTGGATGCGCACTTCCGAAAATGGGTTAACCATCCTACTTCCGGGCAGGATAGCGAATGGGAGCAATGGATGAATGAGTATCCCGATAAGCGCTCCATGGTAGAGCAAGCCAGAATTATTGTATTGTCCTTGCAAACACAGGAACCGCTGGAAATAGATGATGAAACCTTGCAGCAAGAAATTAATAAGATATTTTTGTTAACGGAAGAAAAGCCCTTAACCCCTCAGAAAACCCATAAAACAGCACAGGTACATTCATTTGGTTATTTATTTATCAGGGTAGCTGCATCGGTAGTTATTTTACTAAGTATTGGCTGGTGGTACTGGCAATATAAACCCTTAGCCGATCAGCCTGCAAAATTAACCAGAACTATTCCCACACAAACGGCATCTGCCCAGATAGAACATGTGAACCGAGGCACTGAACCGATGTTGATTAACCTGCCGGATAAAAGTACGGTGTTGTTACAAGAAAACAGCCGTATCTATTATGCCAGCATTTTTAACGACTCAATAAGAGAGGTGCATTTAGAAGGGGAGGCTTTCTTTGAAGTAGCCAAAGATCCTAAGAGACCATTTTATGTCTATACGGACGAGATTACGACCAGGGTTGTAGGCACCAGCTTTCATGTAAAGGCAAATCCTGCTGACAATAATATTTCTGTCATCGTAAAAACAGGACGTGTATCGGTATTTACTAATACGGATCAGAAGAAAACAATGGCGAAGGATTCCTCTGGATTAGTGTTAACACCCAATGAGCAATTGATTTACCAGAAAGCTGATAAACAGATCACACAAACCGTAGTAAAACCTATAGAAATCCGCCGGCTGGCTATTCCGGAAAATAATTTTGTATTTCATCAAACTCCGGTCAGCCAGGTGTTTTCCAGACTGGAAGAGAATTATAATGTAGATATTGAATACACAGTTACCCAGCTCCGGAACTGCGATTTAACCGCTTCTTTTACAGATGAGCCTTTTGCTGTAAAACTCGACCTTATTTGTGGGGCCATAGGTGTGAGCTATCAGATGGAAGGAAACCGGATCATTATTCAGGGGACTGGGTGTATAGAATAGGATTGGCCGAGAGTAGTTTGTTTATACTAGATAATTATTAACCTAAACTTTATATATATGAGATAGTAATGCTTACCCGGCCAGTATAAAAAAATGCCGGTGATGTGCCACCATCACCGGCAAAATATCTCCCCTTCAGCTACGAAATACACCTTGATTAAAGGGTGAATGGGGATTGTTTTTGTTTATTCTTTCCAAAATCAACGAACATTAACTTTATGAACGAACAACAAAGAACAAGTAAATGTAAACAAAATTTACAGAACGTTCATCTCCTTTTCTGGACAACTATGCGGATAGCAATGATGCCAGTATTGATAGTAATGGCCTTTAGCGGCCTTGCGCTGGCAGTTGAATCAAGTGCGCAGGATGCTTTACAAAAGAAAGTTTCCCTGAATATTAATGAGGGTACCATAGATCATATACTAAGCCGTATCGAAAAGGCGGCGGATATAAAATTTATATATAGTCCGCAGGTGATTCGTGCCAGTCAGAAAGTAAGTATTAAGGTACATCATAAGCCAGTAAGTGAGGTACTGGATGAAGTACTTACACCTTTACACATTGTATATGAAGTAGTTGGCAAGCAAATTATGCTTCGGAAGGCAAATACAGGCCTGATTCCGGATGAAATTCCTGTGAGTGAACCTGTAATTATTCCGGCAATCTCACTGAGTGGCAAGGTTACAGACGATAAAGGAGAAAACCTGCCTGGGGTGAATATTTTATTAAAAGGAACTACCATTGGTACGACCACTAATACTGAAGGACAATATACAATTAGTATTCCTGATGAACATACCAATGGAACACTGGTTTTTTCCTTTATCGGCTACTTGTCTGACGAGGTAGCTATTGATAACCGCACCAGAATAGATGTCGTTTTATTACCGGATGTTCAATCACTTTCAGAAGTAGTGGTAATTGGATATGGCGAAAAAACACGTGCCTTACTTACCGAATCTATTGGGACGGTGAATGCCGGGGAGATTCAGAAACTACCGGTAGCCAGCCCGGATGCAGCCCTTCAGGGAAGAATTTCCGGTGTACAGGTAACCTCTGTAGATGGTACGCCGGGATCACCAGTTGCTATACGGGTTCGGGGTGTAGGTACCGTAGGCAATACGCAACCTCTATTTGTAATAGATGGCATTCCGGTAGGAAATCCGGATGCGGCTAACACCAATCCTTTATCTACCATTAATCCTTCCGATATCGAAAATATATCTGTACTCAAAGATGCTTCGGCTGCTGCTGTGTATGGGGTCCGGGCAGCAAATGGTGTCGTGCTGATTACAACCAAGCGGGGAAAAACCGGCAAACCCAGAATAAATTTTGATGGCTATTATGGCGTTCAGAATTTTCCAAAACTGTATGACTGGAACAATACAGAGCAATATGCAGCCTTAACACAGGAAGCTATTGATGCCAAAAATGCCCAGGCCGGATTAAAACCAGGCGATACTGATTATGAACTCATTCACCCGGATCTGCGGACCAGTAATCCAAACAATGTACTCGGTATCAATTCAAACTGGCAGGATGCGGTGCTCAATAAAAATGCACCAATTCAGAATTATAATTTGTCAGTTTCCGGCGGAAATGAAGCGGCTAACTATCACGTATCGGTAGGATATTTTGGCCAGGATGCCATGATCCGCAAGTGGGACCTGGACAGGTATACCTTCCGGGCAAACAGCGATTATAAAGTTGGGAAACGTTTCCGTTTCGGGCAAACGTTCTCCGTAGCCTATCAGGAAATTGTACGCGGGATGAATGCAGGCGGCGATGGATTTTTGTTTGCCGGAACGGCCAATATGCCCCTTTCTTCAGTATATATGATGATCCGAATAATCCCATTCCCGGCAACAGATATGGATTTAATGGCAATCTCAACCGGGCAGGGTTAACGATTGCCAACCAGTTTGGAATCAATGAAATTTTAGATAACCGCGACAAACTGATCCGCTTACTGGGAGGAGTGTACGGAGAACTGGAGATTATTAATGGCCTCACTTTTAAATCGGCAGCATCTCTGGATTTGTCTGTAAGTAGAAACAGCAGCTGGCAGCCAGGCTATACCGGGCCAGAATTAGGCTTAGCCAGAGACCTGAATAATTACAATGACAGCCGGGGCGAAGGCTACACACAGGTATTTACTAATACCCTTACGTTTGATCGTACTTTCGGCGACCATAGCATAAACGTGCTGGCAGGGATTGAATACCAGAAAATCCGGGGAAATGGCTTAAGTTATGGAGGATCAGATTACCAGAGTACCAATCCCAATTTTTATCAGAGTGTAAAAAACCAGCAGGGTGTGGAAACAGTCGTGGGACAGGATGGTGCCGGAAACGACATTTTAAGAAGGTTGTATGCCAATGCTGGTTCTTATTTATCTAATGATGCTTTTGTAGGATATATCGGCAGGCTCAGTTATGATTTCCGGGATAAATATTTATTAACAGCTACTGTCAGAAGAGATGGTTCTGCCAGATTTGCGCCAGAAAATAGATGGGGTACATTTCCGTCCGTATCAGCTGCCTGGCGTATCAGTGAAGAGCCATTTTTTGATGCTGTACCCCTGATTTCAGATCTCAAAATCCGGGCAAGCTGGGGGCAATTGGGAAATGCAAATACTGCCTCATTCCCCTATGTATTCCGGGTTTCCTTCACACCAGATTATGGCCTGGGTGGGTCTTCCCGTCAGGCACCAGTACAAGCTATATTTCCTAACCGGGAAGTAGGCTGGGAAACTGTTGAAACGGCAGATGTGGGTATTGATGTTTCCTTGTTTAATAATAAGGTAAATTTCCTGGCCACCTATTACAACCGCAATACCAAAGACTTTTTGTATGGTTTACCCATTCCATTTATCAGCGGCTTTGGCAGCACTTCGGTTAATGCAGGAAATGTGTTAAACAGAGGCGTTGAATTGGAATTAGGATATAGCACTACGATTGCCAGTGGCCTGCAGATAAATGTATCCGGAAACCTGACTACTGTAAAGAACAAACTGACAGCACTTGCACCTGGCATTGAAGAATTTGCATCCGGAGATTACCGTACGGCTGTTGGCTTCCCGATTGGCTATTTATATGGCTATCAGACGGCTGGCATTTACCAGAATGAAACCCAGAGTGGCGCTGCCCTTGAAGACAAAGTATCCGGCCAGAAACCTGTTCCAGGCGATATTATCTTTGTAGATAACAATGGCCCGGCCGGTGCAGATGCGCCCAAAGGTCAGTTGTTTTCTGGCCAGCCGGATGGCATCATTACAGCTGCTGACCGGACATATCTGGGTAAAACCATTCCTGATTTCTATTATGGCTTGAGCCTGAGTGCTACTTATAAAGGTTTTGATCTGTCAGCTTTGTTTCAGGGGGTAGCCGGTATACAAGTGTACAATGCTTACAGGAGTGGCGCTGAAAATTTAGGTGCCTACGGACGGAACCAGTTTACCAGCACAGCCAACCGGTGGACTGGTGAAAATACCAGCAATACCATGCCTCGTGCTACAGCAAATGATCTTAATCAGAATACCCGGTTCTCCAATCGCTGGATAGAAGATGCTGGATTCTTAAGATTAAGAAATATTCAACTGGGATATTCTCTTCCACAGAACCTGCTGGGCAAAACCAAAGCATTTTCAGGAGCCAGAATTTATATTGCCGCCAGCAACCTGTTCCGGATTACAGATTATTCTGGGTTAGACCCGGAAGTGATGAGCTATGGTTCCAGTGGGTATCAGACTGGTGCAGGTACAGATAATGCCAATATTCCACAGCCACGTACCTTCCAGGCAGGGTTCCAGTTTCAGTTTTAATCATTCCTGACTCTATCTAAAAGTCTATATGAAAAAGTTCGCAAAAATATTCATACTTTCTATCCTGTGTATTTTCACGTTTACCGAATGTGAAAAGCAGCTTGAATTGTCGCCGCTGGGACAGCTGGATGAAAATACGTTTTACCAGACTGAAAATGATTTTGAAGCCGCCTCACTTTCGCCTTATTCAACCTTACTCAATTTTTACTTTGACCAGACTGGCCTGGGTTGGTATCAGGGAGTTTTATATCCGGATGATGATGTAACGGCACCTAATAATAGTTCTAACGACCAGGAAGATTTTAACTGGAATCCAAATAACGACCAGTTTACCTATTTATGGGAGCAAAGCTATAAAGGAATTCAGCGGGCTAATATAATTATTGACCGTTTGCCCTTAGCCAAACAGTTTTCGGATGTGGCTAAAAAAGCCCGCTATGAGGCAGAAGCAAAATTTCTGAGGGCTTATTTTCACTTTTTACTAGCCATCCATTTTGGCAATCCTCCGGTTTCCGAAAAAGCCATTACTATCATTTCAGAGGCACGGAAAGGAAATTCGCAACCTGGAGAGATATGGAACCTGATCATTAGTGACCTGCAATATGCAAAGGCTAATTTACCAGCAGACTGGGATGCAAAAAACAAAGGCCGTGTTACCAGTGGCGCTGCTACGGGAATGCTAGGAAAAGTATATCTGTATCGTGCCCAATGGGAAAATAATCCATCTTTTTATGCCAGTGCCATTAGTGAGTTTAATAGTATTGTAGCCAGTGGAAAATATACACTGATCCCTACATTCGAAGAAAACTTCAATCCTAA from Rhodocytophaga rosea carries:
- a CDS encoding RNA polymerase sigma factor encodes the protein MKTNMLPEAQEQALWHQFKAGDRTAFTRLMQCFYRDLFQYATKFTKNGEFIKDCLQDLFLELWKNRATLGETRHVKAYLLKALRHKVYRELYRNQKHIHHELSEEEYCFDVVFSVEQLLIREQELLHTTEKLSALLNQLPRRQKEIIYLRFFQELEVEQIVQVMDITPQSAYNLLHKAIHRLRQFWISEKEPLSVALCLCSYFYRELSQF
- a CDS encoding FecR family protein, with amino-acid sequence MRYYQHYTVEDLSLDAHFRKWVNHPTSGQDSEWEQWMNEYPDKRSMVEQARIIVLSLQTQEPLEIDDETLQQEINKIFLLTEEKPLTPQKTHKTAQVHSFGYLFIRVAASVVILLSIGWWYWQYKPLADQPAKLTRTIPTQTASAQIEHVNRGTEPMLINLPDKSTVLLQENSRIYYASIFNDSIREVHLEGEAFFEVAKDPKRPFYVYTDEITTRVVGTSFHVKANPADNNISVIVKTGRVSVFTNTDQKKTMAKDSSGLVLTPNEQLIYQKADKQITQTVVKPIEIRRLAIPENNFVFHQTPVSQVFSRLEENYNVDIEYTVTQLRNCDLTASFTDEPFAVKLDLICGAIGVSYQMEGNRIIIQGTGCIE
- a CDS encoding SusC/RagA family TonB-linked outer membrane protein, giving the protein MNEQQRTSKCKQNLQNVHLLFWTTMRIAMMPVLIVMAFSGLALAVESSAQDALQKKVSLNINEGTIDHILSRIEKAADIKFIYSPQVIRASQKVSIKVHHKPVSEVLDEVLTPLHIVYEVVGKQIMLRKANTGLIPDEIPVSEPVIIPAISLSGKVTDDKGENLPGVNILLKGTTIGTTTNTEGQYTISIPDEHTNGTLVFSFIGYLSDEVAIDNRTRIDVVLLPDVQSLSEVVVIGYGEKTRALLTESIGTVNAGEIQKLPVASPDAALQGRISGVQVTSVDGTPGSPVAIRVRGVGTVGNTQPLFVIDGIPVGNPDAANTNPLSTINPSDIENISVLKDASAAAVYGVRAANGVVLITTKRGKTGKPRINFDGYYGVQNFPKLYDWNNTEQYAALTQEAIDAKNAQAGLKPGDTDYELIHPDLRTSNPNNVLGINSNWQDAVLNKNAPIQNYNLSVSGGNEAANYHVSVGYFGQDAMIRKWDLDRYTFRANSDYKVGKRFRFGQTFSVAYQEIVRGMNAGGDGFLFAGTANMPLSSVYMMIRIIPFPATDMDLMAISTGQG
- a CDS encoding SusC/RagA family TonB-linked outer membrane protein, whose amino-acid sequence is MLDNRDKLIRLLGGVYGELEIINGLTFKSAASLDLSVSRNSSWQPGYTGPELGLARDLNNYNDSRGEGYTQVFTNTLTFDRTFGDHSINVLAGIEYQKIRGNGLSYGGSDYQSTNPNFYQSVKNQQGVETVVGQDGAGNDILRRLYANAGSYLSNDAFVGYIGRLSYDFRDKYLLTATVRRDGSARFAPENRWGTFPSVSAAWRISEEPFFDAVPLISDLKIRASWGQLGNANTASFPYVFRVSFTPDYGLGGSSRQAPVQAIFPNREVGWETVETADVGIDVSLFNNKVNFLATYYNRNTKDFLYGLPIPFISGFGSTSVNAGNVLNRGVELELGYSTTIASGLQINVSGNLTTVKNKLTALAPGIEEFASGDYRTAVGFPIGYLYGYQTAGIYQNETQSGAALEDKVSGQKPVPGDIIFVDNNGPAGADAPKGQLFSGQPDGIITAADRTYLGKTIPDFYYGLSLSATYKGFDLSALFQGVAGIQVYNAYRSGAENLGAYGRNQFTSTANRWTGENTSNTMPRATANDLNQNTRFSNRWIEDAGFLRLRNIQLGYSLPQNLLGKTKAFSGARIYIAASNLFRITDYSGLDPEVMSYGSSGYQTGAGTDNANIPQPRTFQAGFQFQF
- a CDS encoding RagB/SusD family nutrient uptake outer membrane protein produces the protein MKKFAKIFILSILCIFTFTECEKQLELSPLGQLDENTFYQTENDFEAASLSPYSTLLNFYFDQTGLGWYQGVLYPDDDVTAPNNSSNDQEDFNWNPNNDQFTYLWEQSYKGIQRANIIIDRLPLAKQFSDVAKKARYEAEAKFLRAYFHFLLAIHFGNPPVSEKAITIISEARKGNSQPGEIWNLIISDLQYAKANLPADWDAKNKGRVTSGAATGMLGKVYLYRAQWENNPSFYASAISEFNSIVASGKYTLIPTFEENFNPNTENNQESLFEIQFTRGDFNPWLPTDFGADGDQNVGAAGTARNIFWRPSCGPGNVCAPGANGMGYGQVHVTLPLQNEFEPNDPRIANTYWRAGDDFLGEPYDPAWSVTGSTPAKYVRQNLIEFSFPLNIEENNDRIIRYADVLLMLAEAELLGNNNVEKAAQLINQVRKRADPTGTILPDRPATVDKNQMFGWLRHERRVEFALEGNRYNDLVRWHRASLINIKTDINFGRTAANQNWSEKHLLKPIPQRELDLNSNLVQNPLY